From Vicugna pacos chromosome 6, VicPac4, whole genome shotgun sequence, a single genomic window includes:
- the TMCO5A gene encoding transmembrane and coiled-coil domain-containing protein 5A isoform X9 gives MIMQSHIQGPRSEKVEILRLAQSKRNINSLNMDLERDMQRIDEANQELLLKIHEKEDEIQRLESEITQNRDLTEDEEWEKENCTTMERERALQELEEETARLERKNETLVHSIAELERKLTRKSQKATKCEQGNLKGTPEDSKVKLQHLEASCADQEKELAKVIEDYAFVAQLCEDQALCIKKYQETLRKIEEELETRFLEREVSKVLSMNSASKECNSQKNKDNCLQKKKTGICKRFIDQSRG, from the exons ATGATTATGCAAAGCCACATCCAAGGACCAAG GTCAGAGAAAGTGGAAATCTTAAGACTGGCCCAGTCAAAGAGGAACATTAACAGTTTGAATATGGACCTTGAAAGGGATATGCAAAGAATAGATGAAGCAAATCAGGAACTTCTTCTCAAAATCCATGAGAAAGAAGATGAGATTCAAAG GCTGGAAAGTGAGATCACTCAGAACAGAGACCTGACAGAGGATGAGGAGTGGGAGAAGGAGAACTGCACCACGATGGAAAGGGAAAGAGCCTTGCAGGAGCTAGAGGAAGAAACAGCCAGGCTG GAAAGGAAGAATGAGACTCTGGTTCACAGTATAGCAGAACTTGAAAGAAAG CTTACAAGGAAATCGCAAAAGGCAACTAAGTGTGAACAAGGCAATCTAAAGGGAACTCCAGAAGATTCAAAG GTTAAGTTACAACATCTGGAAGCCTCTTGTGCAGACCAAGAGAAGGAGCTAGCCAAG GTAATAGAAGACTATGCATTTGTGGCCCAGCTCTGTGAAGATCAGGCCCTCTGCATAAAG AAGTACCAGGAAACTTTGCGGAAAATAGAAGAAGAACTAGAGACTCGGTTCCTTGAGAGAGAAGT ATCAAAAGTCTTGAGTATGAACTCTGCTAGCAAAGAGTGTAACAGCCAAAAGAACAAG GATAACTGTctccaaaagaagaaaacagggatCTGTAAAAG
- the TMCO5A gene encoding transmembrane and coiled-coil domain-containing protein 5A isoform X8 encodes MIMQSHIQGPRSEKVEILRLAQSKRNINSLNMDLERDMQRIDEANQELLLKIHEKEDEIQRLESEITQNRDLTEDEEWEKENCTTMERERALQELEEETARLERKNETLVHSIAELERKLTRKSQKATKCEQGNLKGTPEDSKVKLQHLEASCADQEKELAKVIEDYAFVAQLCEDQALCIKKYQETLRKIEEELETRFLEREVSKVLSMNSASKECNSQKNKDNCLQKKKTGICKRRPCSLRNQPTLRKPTPLEAKS; translated from the exons ATGATTATGCAAAGCCACATCCAAGGACCAAG GTCAGAGAAAGTGGAAATCTTAAGACTGGCCCAGTCAAAGAGGAACATTAACAGTTTGAATATGGACCTTGAAAGGGATATGCAAAGAATAGATGAAGCAAATCAGGAACTTCTTCTCAAAATCCATGAGAAAGAAGATGAGATTCAAAG GCTGGAAAGTGAGATCACTCAGAACAGAGACCTGACAGAGGATGAGGAGTGGGAGAAGGAGAACTGCACCACGATGGAAAGGGAAAGAGCCTTGCAGGAGCTAGAGGAAGAAACAGCCAGGCTG GAAAGGAAGAATGAGACTCTGGTTCACAGTATAGCAGAACTTGAAAGAAAG CTTACAAGGAAATCGCAAAAGGCAACTAAGTGTGAACAAGGCAATCTAAAGGGAACTCCAGAAGATTCAAAG GTTAAGTTACAACATCTGGAAGCCTCTTGTGCAGACCAAGAGAAGGAGCTAGCCAAG GTAATAGAAGACTATGCATTTGTGGCCCAGCTCTGTGAAGATCAGGCCCTCTGCATAAAG AAGTACCAGGAAACTTTGCGGAAAATAGAAGAAGAACTAGAGACTCGGTTCCTTGAGAGAGAAGT ATCAAAAGTCTTGAGTATGAACTCTGCTAGCAAAGAGTGTAACAGCCAAAAGAACAAG GATAACTGTctccaaaagaagaaaacagggatCTGTAAAAG